AGGCGTAAGATAAAGGTTCCTTGCCAGTTGCTGGGTTATGGTGCTTGCGCCTCGGGCAAGCTTCTTCTTTTTCCAGTCGTATCTAGCGGCCCTTTTAATAGCCTCCCAGTTGAATCCGATGTGCTCGAAGAACTCGTCGTCTTCGGCGGCGATGACGGCATCTTTTAGATAGGAAGATATCTTGTTGTAGGGCACCCATGTCCGCCGGATTTTTACCTTCGGGTTCTTTTCTTTGAATCGCTCTATGAATGCGGTGGTGGTAGGGTTCTTGGTGCGGAGAATGACGGTGTCGGGGAGGGCGAAGGCCTCGTAAAGGCCGTAGAACCACACTAGCCCCATCAGGACGGTGACGGCCATAACTATCTGTTTTTTACGCCTCTTACGCATAAGTTTATTGCCTTTTATAATATATTTGTTATGCATGCAAAACAAAATTTAGTATTCCGAACATGTTGAGAATCTAAATTTTGTTTCTCGACTCCCCGACAATTGTCGGGGTAGCTCGAAGAATAAGGGGTGATATGACAATAAAATCTGACACATGGATAATCGAAACGGCGCGGAAATACGGGATGATAGAGCCATTTGAGCCCGGACAGGTAAAGACCGGCATATCCTTTGGCACCTCGTCCTACGGCTACGATTTCAGGATAGCCGACGAGTTCAAGATATTCGACCCGATTAGATCAGTGAGCGAGCGACTGGCTTTGCCAGCGCAAGCGAAAGGGGATTGGGGGGAAATGGCGAGGTCTTCCGAGCCGGTCGTTCCCCCCATTATAATAGACCCCAAGGATTTTAATCACCTCCATTTCAGGGAATTCAAGGGTGATATTTGTGAAATCCCTCCCAACGGATACGTACTTGCAAGGACGGTCGAATATTTCAGGATTCCGCGTAATATTCTGACGATAACGTTCGGCAAATCTACCTACGCCAGATGCGGAATATATATTCACGTGACCCCTTTTGAACCTGAGTGGGAAGGATACGCGACGATCGCGATATCCAACGCAACGCCTCTGCCGGCGCGCATCTACGCCAACGAAGGAATAGGGCAGTTGATATTCCTCGAGGCAAGCGACGTCTGCGCAACCTCCTACGCCGATAAAAAGGGCAAGTATCAGGCGCAAAAAGAGATAACTCATGCGAAGACATGATAAGTGCGTAAGTGCCTGAGTACGCAAGCCAGAGGATCTGATTGAATAGATATATAAGACAAATAACTCTCACCGAAATAGGCGAAGATGGCCAGAGGCTGATAACAAGGGCCAAGGTGCTGATAGTCGGTGCCGGCGGACTCGGCAGCCCCGCGGCGCTCTATCTTGCCGGCGCCGGAGTGGGAACCGTTGGAATTGCCGATCCCGACAAGGTCGAACTTATTAACCTTCATCGTCAGGTGATACATACAGCCAAAAGAATAGGTGAGAACAAGGCGGCCTCCGCCGGAAAGACCCTGAAAGAACTTAACTCCGACATCAAAATAAAGGTACATGAAACAAAGCTTGACGAAAAGAACGCCGAGAAGATCTTTAAGGACTATGATATCATTTTGGGATGTACCGATAACTTCGAGGCAAGATATATAGAAAACAAGGCGGCCGTAAGACTTTCAAAGCCTCTCATCTACGGCTCTATTCTCAAGTATCAGGGGCAGATAAGCGTTTTTGATGCCAAGAATGGCCCGTGTTTTGCCTGCGTATTTCCGGAACCGCCGCCCGAGACCGTTGCGCCAAAGGGGAGCGTTGCGGGGATACTTGGAATGATGCCCGGAGTGATGGGAACGCTTCAGGCTCTGGAGGCGATAAAACTTATCTGTGAGATCGGAGAATCTTTAACAGGAAAGCTCTTGATATTTGACGGG
The Deltaproteobacteria bacterium CG11_big_fil_rev_8_21_14_0_20_49_13 genome window above contains:
- a CDS encoding monofunctional biosynthetic peptidoglycan transglycosylase translates to MHNKYIIKGNKLMRKRRKKQIVMAVTVLMGLVWFYGLYEAFALPDTVILRTKNPTTTAFIERFKEKNPKVKIRRTWVPYNKISSYLKDAVIAAEDDEFFEHIGFNWEAIKRAARYDWKKKKLARGASTITQQLARNLYLTPSKNPFRKLKELFIALKLERELSKQRILELYLNVVEWGKGIYGCEAAAKNYFGRSCASLSASEAAYLASILPSPRKWGRRAPSLTPRAEKIMRRID
- a CDS encoding dCTP deaminase, which codes for MTIKSDTWIIETARKYGMIEPFEPGQVKTGISFGTSSYGYDFRIADEFKIFDPIRSVSERLALPAQAKGDWGEMARSSEPVVPPIIIDPKDFNHLHFREFKGDICEIPPNGYVLARTVEYFRIPRNILTITFGKSTYARCGIYIHVTPFEPEWEGYATIAISNATPLPARIYANEGIGQLIFLEASDVCATSYADKKGKYQAQKEITHAKT
- a CDS encoding adenylyltransferase is translated as MNRYIRQITLTEIGEDGQRLITRAKVLIVGAGGLGSPAALYLAGAGVGTVGIADPDKVELINLHRQVIHTAKRIGENKAASAGKTLKELNSDIKIKVHETKLDEKNAEKIFKDYDIILGCTDNFEARYIENKAAVRLSKPLIYGSILKYQGQISVFDAKNGPCFACVFPEPPPETVAPKGSVAGILGMMPGVMGTLQALEAIKLICEIGESLTGKLLIFDGLTGRMKQLEVNKDSKCNICSAPL